Proteins co-encoded in one Pogona vitticeps strain Pit_001003342236 chromosome 9, PviZW2.1, whole genome shotgun sequence genomic window:
- the LOC140702100 gene encoding cell adhesion molecule CEACAM16 isoform X1, with amino-acid sequence MEEEEAGPPGGSSPALVLATSLLSAEALRVVATPPNPRLGQSVTLSLQDVDYPYICFWSRGNKFDKGRMIFQAVSGQVTGRGGGFTGREHLGRNCALTINNLQASDSGDYSLVILDGRPGRTQRWTDDVIRLHVA; translated from the exons atggaggaggaggaggctgggcCACCAGGTGGAAGTTCTCCAG CCTTGGTCTTGGCCACCAGCTTGCTATCGGCCGAAGCCCTCCGCGTCGtggccacccccccaaaccctCGTCTCGGCCAGTCGGTCACTCTGTCCTTGCAGGATGTTGATTACCCCTACATCTGCTTTTGGAGCAGAGGCAACAAGTTTGACAAGGGGAGGATGATCTTTCAAGCAGTAAGTGGCCAAGTGACCGGCCGGGGCGGGGGCTTCACCGGCCGTGAACACCTGGGAAGGAACTGCGCCCTCACCATCAACAACTTGCAGGCCTCGGATTCCGGGGACTACAGCCTGGTCATACTGGATGGGCGCCCGGGCCGGACACAGCGCTGGACGGATGACGTGATACGGCTGCACGTGGCCT AG
- the LOC140702100 gene encoding cell adhesion molecule CEACAM16 isoform X2, with protein sequence MLSKRRSLLAALVLATSLLSAEALRVVATPPNPRLGQSVTLSLQDVDYPYICFWSRGNKFDKGRMIFQAVSGQVTGRGGGFTGREHLGRNCALTINNLQASDSGDYSLVILDGRPGRTQRWTDDVIRLHVA encoded by the exons ATGCTGTCCAAGAGAAGGAGCCTCTTGGCAG CCTTGGTCTTGGCCACCAGCTTGCTATCGGCCGAAGCCCTCCGCGTCGtggccacccccccaaaccctCGTCTCGGCCAGTCGGTCACTCTGTCCTTGCAGGATGTTGATTACCCCTACATCTGCTTTTGGAGCAGAGGCAACAAGTTTGACAAGGGGAGGATGATCTTTCAAGCAGTAAGTGGCCAAGTGACCGGCCGGGGCGGGGGCTTCACCGGCCGTGAACACCTGGGAAGGAACTGCGCCCTCACCATCAACAACTTGCAGGCCTCGGATTCCGGGGACTACAGCCTGGTCATACTGGATGGGCGCCCGGGCCGGACACAGCGCTGGACGGATGACGTGATACGGCTGCACGTGGCCT AG